CGGCAATATGGGCACCGACGGCTGCGTGGCGTTCCAGTTCACCCACTGCGGCTCGCTGCTGTTCGCACCGGGTGTGGACGAGGACGCGCTGATGGAAGCGGCGCTGGAAGCCGGTGCCGACGACGTGGTTACCAACGATGACGGCTCGCTGGAAGTACTTACCCCGCCGTACGAGTTCCCGCTGATCAAGGCGGCGCTGGAAAAGGCCGGCTTCAAGGCCGAAGGCGGCGAAGTAACCATGCGCCCGCAGAATGAAACCGAACTGACCGGCGACGACGCCGTGCGCATGCAGAAGCTGCTGGACGCACTGGAAGATCTGGACGACGTGCAGGAGGTGTACACCTCCGCGGTACTGGACGACTGATCGTCATTTCCTGCCCGGTCAAACAAAAAGCCTGCATCGCGTGATGCAGGCTTTTTTGTATTTGGCTCCAGGGTTGGCCGCATGCGGCCAACCTTGAGGCCTGGCGCAGTGCCTAGAACACCGACTCGCCGCTGCGGGTGGTGAAGCGATCCAGCGCCTCCAGCCCGGCCAGCGAGTTGCCGCGCGCGTCCAGCCCCGGGCTCCACACGGCGATACTCATCTTGCCGGGCAGGATGGCGAGGATGCCGCCGCCCACGCCGCTCTTGCACGGCAGGCCGACGCGGTAGGCGAACTCGCCGGCGGCGTCGTAAGTGCCACAGGTGAGCATGATGGCGTTGATCTGCTTGGCCTGGCTGCGGCTCAGGCGCTGCCGGCCGCTTACCGGCGAGGCGCCGTGGTTGGCCAGGAACAGGCCGGCGCGCGCCAGTTCGCGCACGTTCATGCGAATGCTGCAGGCGCGGAAGTAGTGCGCCAGCAGCTGATCGACGCCGCCGCTGATGTTGTTACAGCTTTTCATGAAGTGGCCCAGCGCGGCATTGCGGTGGCCGTGCTCGGCTTCGGAGGCGGCAATCACGTAGTCGAAGTCGATGGCCGGCTCGCCGGCCTCCTCGCGCAGCAGGCTGCGCAGCGCACTGCTGCTGTCGCCAAATTCGCCGATGGCAATGTCGGTAACCACCAGCGCGCCGGCATTGATGAACGGGTTGCGCGGAATGCCGTGCTCGTATTCCAGCTGTACCAGCGAGTTGAACGGGTTGCCGGACGGCTCCTTGCCCACGCGCTGCCACAGCGCCTCGCCGTGGCTTTGCAGCGTGTGCGCCAGCATGAAGGCCTTGGAGATGCTCTGGATGGAAAAGCGCTTGTCGGCGAGGCCGGTGGCGTACAGGCCGCCATCCAGCGTGGCCACCGCCATGGCGAACTGTTGCGGGCTTTCCATCGCCAGTGCCGGGATGTAGTCCGCCGGCTGCGCCTGGGCGAGGTAGGGGGCGACATCATGCGCGATGCTGTCGATCAGGGTCTGGATGTCCATATTGCTCTGTCAGGTGTTGTGTGTCTGAACACCGCCGCGGCTGCCCTCTGTGTGGCTTGTGCGCCGTGGCGGCCAGGGTTGGCCGCAAGCGGCCGCTAATCTCCCCATTCCGCGATGAAGTCGTCGCGGAAGCGGTACAGCCAGGCCAGACGCGCCTCGCCCAGCGCTCTGCCGGCGTTGGTCTGCATGCTGGCGGGCAGGGTAGCGAGTTTGACGGCGATGTGGTCGAGCGCGTATTCGCGGTCGTCCAGTGCGCGGTTGGCGCCCAGGGCGTCGTGCGGGTGGGCGAGCTGGCTGTTCATGCGCCCGGCGGTGTAGAACAGCCGTGCCAACCCCACTGCGCCCAGCGCGTCCAGGCGGTCGGCATCCTGCACGATCTGCGCTTCCAGCGTCTGCGGTGCGATGTTGGCGGAAAAGCTGTGCGCCTCGATGGCGTGCGCGGTGGCGGCCAGCTTGTCGGCGGGGAAGCCCTGCGCGGCCAGCTCGCGGCTGGCCAGTACCGCCGCCCGGCGCGAGGCCAGCTGGCGCTCGGGGTGGTTCTTCGGCAGGTTGACCAGGTCGTGCAGGTAGCAGGCGGCCATCACCACCAGCGCGTCGGCTTGCGGGTAGTGCGCGAGCAGCTGCTGCGCGGTACGCCACACGCGCTGCAGGTGGTTGAGGTCGTGGGCGCCGTCGTCGCCGGCGTGCCGGTGGGCAAGGGCAGCCAGGCGCGGCTGCCAGCTGGCAAGCAGGGGAGTCATATATGCTCCGGGCGAAAAGGGGAACCCATTAAATGGGGCGTGGCGCAGGCTGTCAATGTAGCGGCCGACAAAAGCAAAGGCGCCCTCATGGGGCGCCTTGTGGCGGCAATATTGTGGCGGCTTACTTCTTGCCCTTGATGCTTTCTTCCAGTTCGGCAAAGCCCGGGCGCTCGGTGGAGTACAGCACCTTGCGGCCGAATTCCACCGCGGTCTGCGGAGCGTAACCCTGCATGCTGGCCAGCAGCACGGTCTTGATGCACTGGAATTCCTTGGTGCTTTCGTCCAGTTTCTGTTCCAGCAGCGGGCCCAGCGGGCCGACGAAGGCGTAGGCCAGCAGAATACCCAGGAAGGTACCCACCAGCGCCGAGCCGATCATGCCGCCCAGCACCGCCGGCGGCTGGCCCACCGAACCCATGGTGTTCACCACGCCCAGTACCGCGGCCACGATACCGAAGGCCGGCAGCGCATCGCCCAGGCGGGACAGCGCCGCCGCCGGGGCATGGCCCTCGTGGTGGTGGGTCTCGATCTCGATGTCCATCAGGTTCTCGATTTCCATCGCGTTGAGGTTGCCGGATACCATGATGCGCAGGTAGTCGGTGATGAAGTCCATGATGTGGTGGTCGCTGGAAATCTTCTCGTACTTGGAGAACACCGGGCTGCTGTGCGGGTCGTCCACGTCCTTTTCCACCGACATCAGGCCTTCCTTGCGGATCTTGACCAGGATCTCGAACAGCATGCCCAGCAGGTCCATATAGCGCTCTTTGCTATAGCGCGAACCCTTGAACAGCGTGGGTAGGGCGGATTTCACCGCCTTGAGGGTCTTGCCCTGGTTGGTCACCACGAAAGCCCCCAGCGAACCGCCGAAAATGGCCAGCAGTTCGGTAGGCAATGCGTGGAGGATCACCATCATATTGCCTTCGTGAAGGATGTAGGCACCGAAGATGCAC
This Vogesella sp. LIG4 DNA region includes the following protein-coding sequences:
- a CDS encoding glutaminase — translated: MDIQTLIDSIAHDVAPYLAQAQPADYIPALAMESPQQFAMAVATLDGGLYATGLADKRFSIQSISKAFMLAHTLQSHGEALWQRVGKEPSGNPFNSLVQLEYEHGIPRNPFINAGALVVTDIAIGEFGDSSSALRSLLREEAGEPAIDFDYVIAASEAEHGHRNAALGHFMKSCNNISGGVDQLLAHYFRACSIRMNVRELARAGLFLANHGASPVSGRQRLSRSQAKQINAIMLTCGTYDAAGEFAYRVGLPCKSGVGGGILAILPGKMSIAVWSPGLDARGNSLAGLEALDRFTTRSGESVF
- the motA gene encoding flagellar motor stator protein MotA → MNVAIGYALSLVCIFGAYILHEGNMMVILHALPTELLAIFGGSLGAFVVTNQGKTLKAVKSALPTLFKGSRYSKERYMDLLGMLFEILVKIRKEGLMSVEKDVDDPHSSPVFSKYEKISSDHHIMDFITDYLRIMVSGNLNAMEIENLMDIEIETHHHEGHAPAAALSRLGDALPAFGIVAAVLGVVNTMGSVGQPPAVLGGMIGSALVGTFLGILLAYAFVGPLGPLLEQKLDESTKEFQCIKTVLLASMQGYAPQTAVEFGRKVLYSTERPGFAELEESIKGKK
- a CDS encoding HD domain-containing protein — translated: MTPLLASWQPRLAALAHRHAGDDGAHDLNHLQRVWRTAQQLLAHYPQADALVVMAACYLHDLVNLPKNHPERQLASRRAAVLASRELAAQGFPADKLAATAHAIEAHSFSANIAPQTLEAQIVQDADRLDALGAVGLARLFYTAGRMNSQLAHPHDALGANRALDDREYALDHIAVKLATLPASMQTNAGRALGEARLAWLYRFRDDFIAEWGD
- a CDS encoding YebC/PmpR family DNA-binding transcriptional regulator, which produces MAGHSKWANIKHKKERADAKRGKIFTRLIKEITVAAKMGGADIDTNPRLRLAVDKAWDANMPKDNVQRAIDRGAGTLEGVDYLECRYEGYGIGGAAVMVDCLTDNKTRTVADVRHAFSKYGGNMGTDGCVAFQFTHCGSLLFAPGVDEDALMEAALEAGADDVVTNDDGSLEVLTPPYEFPLIKAALEKAGFKAEGGEVTMRPQNETELTGDDAVRMQKLLDALEDLDDVQEVYTSAVLDD